DNA sequence from the Bacillus pumilus genome:
GTCACACCCTTTAGGCAAACTACTTTTTTCTGTTTTCATCGTTCTTGCAACCTTTGGTTTTCAAAGATTTCGTTCCTTTTTTCAAAATCTGTTTGCTTTTTACTTTGTAACATTTTTGATGGGAGGAGGCATGATTGGGGTTCATTCATTTTTGCAAACCAATACAGTGATTCAAGATGGCCTGCTGATTTCACAAAATGATGGCTTTGGTGATCCGATTAGTTGGCTTTTTGTTTTAACTGGGTTTCCTGCGATTTGGCTGTTTTCAAAGAAAAGATTAGGCGAGGTGGGTACGAAAAAAAGACAGGTTGATGAACAAGTGCTTGTGGAAATACACATTCATGGAGAGACCATCCGTTTAAAGGGACTCGTCGATTCTGGCAACCAGCTGTATGATCCTATGACAAAAACACCTGTCATGATCGTCCAGGCCGACCAGCTAACGGCCATTTGCGGAGAGCCATTTATAGAGCTCATGAAACAGTCTCATCCTGTTGAAGTCATGCAAAAGATCGATGATCAATTTCCTCTTCTTGATCGATTAAGACTTGTTCCATATCGAGCGGTCGGTCATGATCACGGCTTTCTACTATGCCTAAAACCAGATACAGTCTTCATTTATTCAAAGACGCATATGATTC
Encoded proteins:
- the spoIIGA gene encoding sigma-E processing peptidase SpoIIGA, which produces MVIYLDVIWLLNFCFDLLLLLLTAFILKRQVKKRRYMLGALIGSSIVLLLFTPFAMVVSHPLGKLLFSVFIVLATFGFQRFRSFFQNLFAFYFVTFLMGGGMIGVHSFLQTNTVIQDGLLISQNDGFGDPISWLFVLTGFPAIWLFSKKRLGEVGTKKRQVDEQVLVEIHIHGETIRLKGLVDSGNQLYDPMTKTPVMIVQADQLTAICGEPFIELMKQSHPVEVMQKIDDQFPLLDRLRLVPYRAVGHDHGFLLCLKPDTVFIYSKTHMIQPAKCFVGLSLSGLSADQEFQSIIHPDMLDGKIIQGVS